GACGATGCCCAGGAGAGAGGAAGATATTCTCCTGGAAAACATCAACCGGTCATCGCAACGATAATCATCTTGTCTTAATAAATCAGTCCATTTGGCtttgttttgtcatttaaataaataggaaCTCTATTCAAAAAATGACTTGCCGTAATTCATATGTTTTATGTGCTCGCACTAATCTAAACAGTATTTTCATTCATATCGTTTTGGTGGAAAGAAGAATTTCGAAAATGAATCCATTAAATGATCTCTGCTCATGGAGCTGCCATTTTTggcattatactgccccctgctgCCTGGCCATTAGAATTGACATCACTCAGACATCAATTGACAGATTACCATTTATTTTCTGGATTTCAATTCGTAAAACTACTcaactaaaacaacaacaacaacaaaaaaacgaaaacaaaagaaaactgtTACATTGCATTTAAACAACTAGAATTTAAAAACGGGTCAATGAACTCATGTATGTGACTAAATATTTCTGTAAAGCTAATAGAAGTTTGTCGCGTGACCCTGGAATACCTGattcataacaaaaacaaaaacaaatgattctgAATGCATTAAAGGACTTGGTACAGATTTCAAACCAAAGTTCAATTTCATTGTACCTCATCCAAtcaatgacaaagacattcCTTATTCAAGGTGGTCTGACTGACCTTGTTTGAAATCAAAGTGGAAGCCGAGCTGCAGTCAGACGTGCTCGACTTGGACGGAAGTCGACACAAGAACCTGAACAAACAACGTGGCAATGATTTCAACTGTTACCATTTTGACGATGATTgctaatacaataaataaataaatcaccatcTCATAAATGTGCATATGTGCTTAATGCATCTGTTTACTTGTTCAACTATTGAAACAAATTCTCTATAAGATTCTAATTTACGAAGTTGCACCtgaacgggggggaaaaaaaatatcccacaGAAAATGGTGGACATGACAGACGAAGCACATCATCTATCAGGCGTCTGCTTTATGGCAACAAATAAGTTGAGTCTCTCACTTTTCAATGTGTCCCACCGTGTTGACTTTCTTCTTGGCAGCAGGATGACGGTTGTCCTGGGAGACGGGAGCGGCGTTCTACAACAGGACAAGTCAAAGAAGTTTCTCGTCTAACATTTGACGTGGCTTACAGGGAGTTTAGGACGATGTTCCAGAATCCACAAGAGTCTCCACGCCGCGACTGACCAGCTCTTCGCTGAGCACCCTGGCCAGCCTCTCGTCCTCCTCGCTCCTCCTCCGCTCTTCCTGCACCAGCATCTCCTCCTCGGCCAGGAGGCTGCGGATGTACTCCTCGCTGGCACGCTGCTCCTCCTCGTCCAGCTCTCGCTTCTCCTCGGACAGCTGACAAGTTAAGCGCAAACTAATGTTgtttgtgacctcactagtccaaACTtggcattctgattcatattacatttgtagaatatgagttatgacacaaaatgcagccatttttatccttctcagggggcggccattttgccacttgctgtcgccttaagatgacatcacagttgctcaggcaacggccaatcacagctcagctggtTTCTGATGCTGCGCTGCGATTGTTTGTTGctggagcaactgtgatgtcattttcactcgacagcaagcggcaaaatggccgccttgcgatattgataaaaactgctggattatgCTGcgcaactcatattccactaatgcactattaaccagaatacgGTCTTTAGACTAGtcaggctgcatagaacatattgttgtcaaaTTGTTGGTGTTATTCTAAGGAAACGTAAGTAatatcatgtaaaaaaataaaaaaatgcacatgGTCTGTTGAGTATAGTTATGATTTTTATGactattatgatgatgattcgCCGTGCGTTTTATCAAACTTACTTTGCTGATCTGGTCCTGATATTCTTGTCTCAGCTCACCAGGCTGACTCATCCTGGGGGGAAAACCTATCACACGCGCACAAGGAAGGATGAACAGACATTTGGAAACCAACACAAGAGATGCAAAGTCGGGGGTACCCGCCACGTCGTCTTCCTTGACGGCGTCCTGTCCGCTGAGTCGTCGCTGGCAGTGCTGCGGGAAGTTGACCTGAATCTGCGTCCACAGCTGCTGGTTGACCAGAGTCTTGTTCTTGTTGTTCTGCCGGACCCAAGTGGACACGCGCTTCCTGCACAGGGGACAGCACAGCGTGGTCTTGTCCACCGACTCCAGGAAGCAGCCCTGACCACaacagaacaacaacaacaaaaaaactttctttTCTCCGTTCCTGCATTGGAGGCACGGTGTGGTAGCGATTGGCACATCCGCCCTGCAATTCTGACGTTTGGGGGTTTGAAATTGGGGTCTTTCCTCCCACTTTCATTCAAGACTAAACAGTTCAGAGGTGTCAAATTAGGAGTCAATGCTTTTTGAGCCCCGAAAAGTCAGCTGGGCAGGAGTCCCGCTCACCTCAACCCTCACGACAACGTAATCATGGCGTTGGTGGCCGCCTGCGTGAGTACTCACCTTGCAGAAAGTGTGCGTGCAGGGTAAGGTCACCGGCTCCAGAAACAAATCCAAACACACGGGACACAGACAGTTGTCCAGGGACAGGGTCTCCTCTCGCTTCCCCCTCGATGCAGTTGGGGCTGCCAAATCGGCATCCGGATCCGGCAACATTATCTCCTCCTTGTTTCTGTGTGGTCAGTCAATGACAGAGacattgtattatatatataccgtatataaAAGTATCACTTCCAGGTGGCCAAGGCAGGCACAGCAAAAGGAGCAGCTGCAGCACAATTAACTGAATTGCAGCATTTCATCAGGATGGACGGACTTGTTTAATGCGATACAATTTATTTCAGTATTCTATCTTACTACTCTGTTTTTATCAACTGTAAACATAGAGTGGTATTTCTctgtattaaaacaaaacaaaaataataatttacttATAAGAAAACAACATCATTGTTAACTTGACTTCATACAGTGAATCCTGTAAATAAGGACCGGAAATCCACAGGTGCCGAACCGTGAATATACGATTTGGTCAAGGAACGAATTTCTGCATAAGACCCATTTGCAAACTTAACCTTTTTCTCTCATGTTTCTATTCTGTATAACACAAAACTATTGGTACAACCCCCATTTAGGGACAAAACTAATAACATAGGCAGCGATGGGGAATCCAATTCCAACAAGTAAAGCCTATCTGTGGGAGGTTTTGTACTTTATGGACCTGAATCTCCCTTCCCCGAATACGGACAATtccaaacatccgggcatttctgttACTTCCGCAATGCAACGTTTCCTTTACACAGTGAAAACAAACGGCATATTGCATTGCTTTTGCCTGCGACtggcatacaa
This genomic stretch from Festucalex cinctus isolate MCC-2025b chromosome 13, RoL_Fcin_1.0, whole genome shotgun sequence harbors:
- the LOC144033830 gene encoding E3 ubiquitin-protein ligase rnf168-like, with the protein product MLPDPDADLAAPTASRGKREETLSLDNCLCPVCLDLFLEPVTLPCTHTFCKGCFLESVDKTTLCCPLCRKRVSTWVRQNNKNKTLVNQQLWTQIQVNFPQHCQRRLSGQDAVKEDDVAGTPDFASLVLVSKCLFILPCARVIGFPPRMSQPGELRQEYQDQISKLSEEKRELDEEEQRASEEYIRSLLAEEEMLVQEERRRSEEDERLARVLSEELNAAPVSQDNRHPAAKKKVNTVGHIEKFLCRLPSKSSTSDCSSASTLISNKENIFLSPGHRLPHVDLYGTQRDHPEPSGPGPASQRCRSRHHADEGTSKRKSYDDDDDDDDEEAAKRGCRRSPPSSSSSSSSSSPLEGTLLLHAELEARLDSRRQQEAADWEMALLLQEELNQEKKQQQTDRSKGSADAYPLRRKAADARRRNSWTKISLPSLSSASSSFSSLEASTSSSHNGDG